The following are encoded together in the Flavobacteriales bacterium genome:
- the dxs gene encoding 1-deoxy-D-xylulose-5-phosphate synthase, translating into MEDKKYVPGELLSKVNVPADLRKLKEDQLEQFCAELRQYIIDVVSVNGGHFGASLGVVEMTTAIHYVFNTPSDQLVWDVGHQAYGHKIITGRRDNFHTNRKYNGISGFPKRKESEYDTFGVGHSSTSISAALGMAVGSRHNGDARKQHIAVIGDGAMTGGMAFEALNHAGVENANLLVILNDNCMSIDPNVGALKEYLTDITTSPTYNKVRDEVWNLLGMISKFGPNAQEIASKIENGIKSTLLKQSNLFESLNFRYFGPIDGHDVNHMVRVMKDLKDIPGPKILHCLTVKGKGYELAEQDQTKWHAPGLFNKDTGEIKKVKPEQPEPARYQDVFGNTMVELAKMNEKIVGVTPAMPSGCSLNIMMKAMPDRAFDVGIAEQHAVTFSAGMATQGLVPFCNIYSTFMQRAYDQVIHDVALQNLNVVFCLDRGGLVGADGATHHGAFDIAYMRCIPNIKVASPMNEEELRNMMYSSQLEDAGVWSIRYPRGNGVLEEWETPFQQIEVGKGRKIADGTDLAVLSFGHVGNYVIDANRELIARGISIAHYDMRFAKPLDEEMLHDVFQKFNKVITIEDGCLTGGFGSAIIEFMADNGYASQVQRLGIPDRFIDHGSQKELHVECGYYHNDIVEAATKLVGLNEKAAAS; encoded by the coding sequence ATGGAGGATAAGAAGTATGTTCCTGGAGAATTGTTATCCAAAGTAAACGTTCCGGCCGACCTTAGAAAACTAAAGGAAGACCAGTTGGAACAGTTTTGTGCTGAACTCCGACAGTACATTATAGATGTGGTGTCTGTAAATGGCGGTCATTTTGGTGCCAGCCTTGGCGTTGTTGAAATGACCACTGCTATTCATTATGTATTCAATACACCGAGCGATCAATTGGTGTGGGACGTTGGCCATCAAGCTTATGGCCACAAGATCATTACGGGAAGGAGAGATAATTTTCACACAAACAGAAAGTATAATGGCATAAGCGGTTTCCCTAAAAGGAAAGAAAGCGAATACGATACTTTTGGCGTTGGTCACTCTAGCACATCCATCTCAGCCGCGCTCGGAATGGCTGTCGGTTCAAGACACAATGGAGATGCCCGGAAGCAACACATAGCTGTAATTGGCGATGGTGCTATGACTGGCGGGATGGCATTTGAAGCCTTGAACCATGCTGGCGTAGAGAATGCCAATCTTTTGGTCATTCTGAACGACAACTGCATGAGCATCGACCCAAACGTTGGTGCACTGAAAGAATATCTCACCGATATTACTACTTCGCCTACCTACAATAAGGTGAGAGATGAGGTTTGGAATTTGCTTGGTATGATCAGCAAATTCGGTCCGAATGCACAGGAAATCGCTTCCAAGATTGAGAATGGAATTAAGAGTACACTTCTCAAGCAAAGCAATCTTTTTGAGTCGCTCAATTTCAGGTATTTCGGCCCAATTGATGGGCATGATGTGAACCATATGGTTCGTGTGATGAAGGATCTGAAAGACATTCCTGGTCCTAAGATTCTACACTGCCTTACCGTTAAAGGCAAGGGTTATGAGTTGGCGGAACAAGATCAGACCAAATGGCATGCACCAGGTCTTTTTAATAAGGACACTGGAGAAATAAAGAAGGTAAAACCAGAACAACCAGAACCTGCCAGATATCAGGATGTTTTTGGGAACACTATGGTTGAGTTGGCCAAAATGAACGAAAAGATCGTAGGTGTCACTCCGGCCATGCCTTCTGGCTGCTCGCTGAATATCATGATGAAAGCAATGCCTGACCGTGCTTTCGATGTAGGAATTGCAGAGCAGCATGCTGTCACGTTCTCAGCAGGAATGGCCACGCAAGGTTTGGTGCCATTCTGCAATATTTACTCAACATTCATGCAACGAGCCTATGATCAGGTTATTCATGATGTAGCCCTGCAGAACCTGAATGTCGTTTTCTGCCTTGATAGAGGCGGACTTGTTGGCGCTGACGGTGCTACTCATCATGGTGCTTTTGATATTGCCTACATGCGTTGCATACCAAACATCAAGGTCGCATCACCTATGAATGAAGAGGAATTGCGCAATATGATGTACTCCTCTCAATTGGAAGATGCAGGTGTTTGGTCAATTCGTTATCCTCGCGGTAATGGTGTGTTGGAAGAATGGGAAACTCCATTCCAACAGATTGAAGTTGGGAAAGGAAGAAAAATAGCAGACGGCACAGACTTGGCCGTGCTCAGTTTCGGTCATGTAGGGAATTATGTGATTGATGCAAACAGGGAATTGATCGCGCGAGGAATTTCTATTGCGCATTATGACATGCGTTTCGCCAAACCATTGGATGAGGAGATGTTGCATGATGTGTTTCAAAAATTCAATAAGGTTATTACGATTGAAGATGGTTGCCTAACAGGCGGTTTCGGTAGTGCCATCATTGAATTCATGGCAGATAACGGCTATGCATCGCAAGTGCAACGTTTGGGTATTCCTGACCGTTTTATCGATCATGGTTCGCAAAAAGAACTTCACGTTGAGTGTGGTTATTACCATAACGATATCGTTGAAGCAGCTACTAAACTTGTCGGACTCAATGAAAAAGCAGCTGCTAGCTAA
- a CDS encoding ribonucleoside-diphosphate reductase subunit alpha, whose translation MFVVKRDGRKETIKFDKVTARIQKLCYGLDPIVDPIPVAMRVIEGIYEGVTTQQLDELAAETAASFTVRHPDYALLASRIAVSNLHKSTLKSFSRTMKKLYEYIDPKTGEKASLIADDVYKIIEENAALLDSTIIYDRDFGYDFFGFKTLERSYLLKTNDQITERPQHMLMRVAVGIHKEDVKSAIETYNLLSERWFTHATPTLFNAGTPKPQMSSCFLLQMQDDSIDGIYDTLKQCAKISQSAGGIGLSMHNIRATGSYIKGTNGTSNGIVPMLRVFNDTARYVDQGGGKRKGSFAIYLEPWHADVYDFLDLKKNHGKEENRARDLFYAMWIPDLFMKRVETGGDWSLFCPNEAPGLGDCWGPKFEALYEEYEREGKARKVVKAQDLWFHIMESQIETGTPYMLYKDAANRKSNQQNLGTIKSSNLCTEIIEYTAPDEVAVCNLASIALPKFVTSEGEFDHQKLFDITYVATRNLNKIIDRNYYPVIEARNSNMRHRPIGLGVQGLADAFIKLRLPFDSEEAKQLNKDIFETIYYAAMTCSKDQAKEFGHYESYPGSPVSQGIFQYDMWGVTPTNRWEWDVLKEEVKKYGVRNSLLVAPMPTASTSQILGNNECFEPYHSNIYTRRVLSGEFVVVNKHLLKDLVKLGLWNDDMKNKLIAANGSVQNIEEIPANIRQLYRTIWELSMKDIIDMAADRGAFIDQSQSLNLFMQNPNFGKLTSMHFYAWKAGLKTGMYYLRTQAAASAIQFTVSKEAKTEPTANTTENRSTEEMSKAPASPVAAKPAELATPVMITRPSASSNVQPTNMVEAQAQITCSLDNPEGCEMCGS comes from the coding sequence ATGTTTGTTGTAAAAAGAGACGGTAGAAAAGAAACCATCAAGTTTGATAAGGTTACTGCCCGTATTCAAAAACTGTGTTACGGTTTGGATCCGATCGTTGACCCGATTCCTGTTGCAATGCGTGTCATTGAAGGAATTTACGAAGGCGTTACAACCCAACAGTTGGATGAATTGGCTGCTGAAACAGCTGCTTCTTTCACAGTAAGACATCCTGATTATGCGTTGCTTGCAAGCCGAATTGCGGTTTCCAATCTCCACAAATCAACCCTTAAATCGTTCTCCAGAACGATGAAGAAATTGTACGAATACATCGATCCGAAGACAGGGGAAAAGGCTTCGCTGATTGCTGATGACGTGTACAAGATCATCGAAGAAAACGCTGCACTTCTTGATTCAACCATCATTTATGACCGCGATTTCGGATATGATTTCTTCGGTTTCAAAACCTTGGAAAGAAGTTACCTGCTCAAAACCAACGATCAGATCACAGAGCGTCCTCAGCATATGTTGATGCGTGTGGCCGTTGGTATTCATAAAGAAGATGTGAAGTCGGCCATCGAAACCTACAATCTGCTTTCAGAAAGATGGTTTACGCACGCTACTCCAACACTTTTCAACGCTGGAACACCTAAGCCGCAAATGAGCAGTTGCTTCCTGTTGCAAATGCAGGACGACAGTATCGATGGTATTTACGACACACTAAAGCAGTGCGCTAAGATTTCGCAATCTGCCGGAGGAATCGGCCTTAGCATGCACAATATCCGTGCAACAGGTTCTTACATCAAAGGCACCAATGGAACATCAAACGGAATCGTTCCGATGTTGCGAGTGTTCAACGATACAGCTCGATATGTAGATCAAGGTGGCGGCAAACGTAAAGGTTCGTTCGCTATTTACTTAGAGCCATGGCATGCTGATGTGTACGATTTCTTGGATCTGAAGAAAAACCACGGAAAAGAAGAGAACAGAGCAAGAGACCTTTTCTATGCCATGTGGATTCCAGATCTGTTCATGAAGCGAGTTGAAACTGGTGGTGATTGGTCACTTTTCTGCCCGAACGAAGCTCCGGGATTAGGAGATTGCTGGGGACCGAAATTCGAAGCGCTTTACGAAGAATATGAAAGAGAAGGTAAGGCACGTAAAGTGGTGAAAGCTCAAGATCTGTGGTTCCACATCATGGAATCTCAAATTGAGACCGGAACACCTTACATGCTCTACAAAGATGCTGCTAACAGAAAATCGAACCAGCAGAACTTAGGTACGATCAAGTCTTCGAATCTGTGTACGGAGATCATTGAATACACCGCACCAGACGAAGTTGCGGTTTGTAATCTCGCTTCTATCGCGCTTCCGAAATTTGTTACTTCAGAAGGTGAATTCGACCATCAGAAATTGTTCGACATCACTTACGTGGCTACTCGGAATCTAAATAAGATCATTGATCGCAACTACTATCCGGTAATCGAAGCACGCAATTCAAACATGCGTCATCGTCCAATCGGTCTTGGCGTTCAAGGTTTGGCTGATGCCTTCATCAAATTGCGTTTGCCATTCGATTCTGAAGAGGCCAAACAACTTAACAAGGACATCTTCGAAACGATCTATTACGCAGCGATGACCTGTTCGAAAGATCAAGCAAAGGAATTCGGACATTATGAAAGCTATCCTGGATCACCTGTTTCTCAAGGTATTTTCCAATATGATATGTGGGGCGTTACTCCAACCAATCGTTGGGAATGGGATGTTTTGAAAGAAGAAGTGAAGAAATACGGTGTACGCAACTCGTTGCTCGTAGCTCCAATGCCAACGGCTTCCACTTCGCAGATTCTTGGGAACAACGAATGTTTTGAGCCTTACCACTCAAACATCTACACAAGACGAGTTCTTTCTGGAGAGTTCGTGGTTGTGAACAAGCATCTTCTTAAAGATCTTGTGAAATTGGGTCTGTGGAATGATGACATGAAGAATAAACTGATTGCTGCCAACGGCTCTGTTCAGAACATTGAAGAGATTCCAGCAAACATCCGTCAGCTTTACAGAACCATCTGGGAGCTAAGTATGAAAGACATTATCGATATGGCTGCAGACCGCGGTGCCTTCATCGATCAAAGTCAAAGCTTGAACCTCTTTATGCAGAACCCGAATTTCGGAAAGCTTACGTCCATGCACTTTTATGCTTGGAAAGCAGGTCTGAAAACCGGAATGTACTATTTGAGAACTCAAGCCGCGGCATCTGCAATTCAGTTCACGGTCAGCAAAGAGGCTAAGACCGAGCCAACTGCCAACACCACAGAAAATAGATCAACAGAGGAAATGAGTAAAGCACCAGCTAGTCCGGTTGCAGCGAAACCTGCAGAGTTGGCAACGCCTGTGATGATAACACGACCTAGTGCTTCTTCTAATGTTCAACCAACGAATATGGTAGAAGCTCAGGCTCAGATAACTTGTTCTTTAGATAATCCGGAAGGATGTGAAATGTGTGGAAGCTGA
- a CDS encoding ribonucleoside-diphosphate reductase small subunit, with the protein MDQPTQQTTNLSEILPEKTSLPVEPILESTNDRFVIFPIRHKEMWAMYKQAEASFWTAEEIDLQQDMTDWENKLTKDERHFIKHVLAFFAASDGIVNENLAINFLNEVQYPEARCFYGFQIAIENIHAETYSLLIDTYIKDNKEKDFLFNAIENLPCVAKKADWAMKWIENGNFAQRLVAFAAVEGIFFSGSFCSIFWLKKRGLMPGLAFSNELISRDEGLHCDFACMLYNQLQNKLSVAEVTAIISEAVEYEKEFVTDAIPVALIGMNAKLMCEYIEFVADRLLGELGCPKIYNSANPFDFMEMISLQGKTNFFEKRVSEYQKAGVMGNNDPAQHSFTTDADF; encoded by the coding sequence ATGGATCAACCAACTCAGCAAACAACCAATCTGTCCGAAATTCTGCCAGAAAAAACCTCGCTGCCAGTTGAGCCAATTTTAGAATCAACAAACGACCGGTTTGTCATTTTCCCTATCCGACATAAGGAGATGTGGGCCATGTACAAGCAAGCAGAAGCTAGCTTTTGGACTGCTGAGGAAATCGACCTTCAGCAAGACATGACCGATTGGGAAAACAAACTGACCAAGGACGAACGTCACTTCATTAAACATGTGTTGGCATTCTTCGCGGCCAGCGATGGTATTGTGAATGAAAACTTAGCCATCAACTTCCTCAATGAAGTTCAATATCCAGAAGCAAGATGTTTCTACGGTTTCCAAATTGCGATTGAAAACATTCACGCAGAGACTTACTCACTGCTGATTGATACGTACATCAAAGACAACAAGGAGAAGGATTTCCTTTTCAACGCAATTGAAAACCTACCATGCGTTGCCAAAAAGGCCGATTGGGCCATGAAATGGATCGAGAACGGAAATTTCGCTCAGAGATTGGTGGCTTTTGCAGCAGTAGAAGGCATTTTCTTCTCAGGTAGTTTCTGCTCTATTTTCTGGTTGAAAAAACGAGGTCTTATGCCAGGATTGGCGTTCTCGAACGAGTTGATCTCTAGAGATGAAGGCTTGCATTGCGATTTTGCCTGTATGTTGTACAACCAGCTTCAGAACAAGCTTTCGGTTGCAGAGGTAACGGCCATTATTTCAGAAGCCGTTGAGTACGAAAAAGAATTTGTGACAGATGCTATCCCCGTTGCATTGATCGGAATGAATGCCAAACTGATGTGCGAGTACATTGAGTTTGTGGCCGATCGTTTATTGGGAGAATTGGGTTGTCCTAAAATATACAACTCAGCAAATCCGTTCGACTTCATGGAAATGATCTCACTTCAAGGAAAAACAAACTTCTTTGAAAAACGCGTTTCAGAATATCAGAAGGCAGGTGTGATGGGTAATAATGACCCAGCACAGCATTCCTTCACCACCGATGCAGATTTTTAA
- a CDS encoding DUF3109 family protein has translation MLAIQNTLVSLDLLEQYFVCDLNACKGACCVKGDAGAPLTDEEIDLLENITDDILPFLDEEGKQMIAKKGVFEIDVDGDKGTALLENGRCAFALTDENGLVSCGIEKAEKAGAISFKKPISCHLYPVRITEYKEYDAVNYNKWSICKPACDCGSKLNVPLFRFLKEALVRKYGTAWYEELEMIDQLRNSEDKR, from the coding sequence ATGCTAGCAATTCAGAACACCTTGGTCTCGTTAGACCTTTTAGAGCAATATTTTGTGTGCGACCTTAACGCTTGTAAAGGTGCGTGTTGTGTAAAGGGCGATGCCGGAGCACCTCTGACTGACGAGGAGATCGATCTTCTGGAAAACATCACTGATGACATTCTTCCGTTCTTAGATGAAGAAGGCAAACAGATGATTGCCAAGAAAGGTGTTTTTGAGATTGATGTTGATGGAGACAAAGGAACTGCACTATTGGAGAATGGTCGCTGCGCATTTGCGCTTACGGATGAAAATGGGTTAGTAAGCTGCGGCATTGAAAAGGCTGAAAAAGCAGGTGCCATCAGTTTTAAAAAACCGATTTCCTGCCATCTCTATCCCGTAAGGATCACGGAGTATAAAGAGTACGATGCGGTTAATTACAACAAGTGGAGTATTTGCAAACCTGCGTGCGACTGCGGGTCTAAATTGAATGTTCCGCTTTTTCGTTTCTTAAAAGAGGCCTTGGTAAGGAAGTACGGAACTGCTTGGTATGAAGAACTGGAAATGATCGACCAGTTGCGGAATTCGGAAGACAAAAGATAA
- a CDS encoding RimK/LysX family protein: MKKKLTVIGTQDMIDLPEFDIYELECKIDTGAFTSTIHCSKVEVVDADGVPTLNFCVLDRFHPQFNNTVHSVTEFKEKTVRSSNGVAETRYVVKTKAILFGKTYPITFTLSNRKKMRFPVLIGKKFLKNRFVVDVAQKDLSFTKKQHDLN; this comes from the coding sequence ATGAAAAAGAAGTTGACCGTTATCGGCACGCAGGATATGATCGATCTGCCCGAGTTCGATATCTATGAACTCGAATGCAAGATCGACACAGGAGCTTTTACCTCAACGATCCATTGCAGCAAAGTGGAAGTTGTGGATGCTGATGGCGTTCCGACACTGAATTTCTGTGTGCTTGATAGATTCCATCCGCAGTTCAACAATACGGTTCATTCGGTTACGGAGTTCAAAGAGAAGACGGTTCGGAGTTCAAACGGAGTTGCGGAAACGCGTTACGTTGTAAAAACGAAAGCCATTCTGTTCGGGAAAACGTATCCGATCACATTCACGCTCAGTAATCGGAAAAAGATGCGATTTCCTGTTTTGATCGGAAAGAAGTTCTTAAAGAACAGATTTGTGGTTGATGTTGCTCAGAAAGACCTTTCGTTTACCAAAAAGCAACACGATCTAAACTGA
- a CDS encoding DUF389 domain-containing protein, whose translation MEWRNFTAAKLEKLKGEQGEIQHEMEEKTDSGKQDNTSSAEEPKLGVNVKFLRMLVGLRDFARSTMFLGDDMDQEGTIETIKKDMVFRGYVVWILICSIFIASIGLNLNSTAVIIGAMLISPLMAPILAIGLSVGTNDWETLKRALKNFGVMVVVALMTSTIYFLVTPLREAQPELLARTSPTFLDALIAIFGGLAGIIGISRRTRGNVIPGVAIATALMPPLCTAGYGLANGEWSFFFGAFYLFTLNSIFIALSTFIIVRYLKFPLVSFVNVDIEKKVKRYMIVFVIVVILPSAWIFYGVVKETLFLGKAENFIAQNLSFEGTEILSKKITYTDTISRIDVFVMGEPIADQTQQQLETIMLEKGLKNTILAIHQPKDISTDIAGKLSKEVRVGILEDLFKRNEDQINAKDARIAELESEVVQYQKSSIPFEGVNKEISTLYPAVDRMAYAVSIEMNGKKLDTIPTFLLRWKTGESKLDIEKNKLVMQAWLKQRLDLDTLRVVEF comes from the coding sequence TTGGAATGGCGTAATTTTACGGCCGCAAAGCTAGAAAAATTGAAGGGCGAGCAAGGCGAAATTCAGCACGAAATGGAAGAGAAAACCGATTCAGGGAAACAGGATAACACAAGTTCTGCCGAAGAACCCAAACTTGGAGTGAATGTGAAGTTTCTGAGAATGCTTGTTGGGCTCCGCGATTTTGCAAGAAGCACCATGTTTCTTGGAGACGACATGGATCAAGAAGGAACCATCGAAACCATTAAAAAGGACATGGTTTTCCGTGGATATGTGGTTTGGATTCTGATCTGTTCCATTTTCATTGCCAGCATCGGACTCAACCTTAATAGTACGGCCGTTATCATCGGAGCAATGCTTATCTCTCCATTGATGGCTCCGATTTTGGCCATTGGTCTTTCTGTAGGAACCAACGATTGGGAGACACTTAAACGGGCCTTGAAAAACTTTGGAGTAATGGTGGTGGTGGCTTTAATGACCTCAACCATTTATTTTCTTGTCACTCCATTGCGAGAAGCTCAACCCGAATTACTTGCCAGAACAAGTCCTACATTTCTGGATGCGCTGATTGCTATTTTCGGTGGACTTGCGGGAATAATCGGCATTTCACGAAGGACGCGAGGAAACGTAATTCCTGGAGTGGCAATTGCAACTGCGCTGATGCCACCGCTTTGCACAGCTGGTTATGGACTTGCAAATGGCGAATGGTCGTTCTTTTTCGGAGCCTTTTATCTCTTCACACTCAACTCCATTTTCATTGCGCTTTCTACGTTCATTATTGTACGGTATCTCAAATTTCCACTCGTCAGTTTTGTGAATGTCGACATCGAAAAGAAGGTAAAACGTTACATGATCGTATTTGTGATCGTGGTAATTCTACCAAGCGCTTGGATTTTCTACGGAGTAGTAAAAGAGACCCTTTTTCTAGGTAAGGCAGAAAACTTCATTGCTCAGAATCTTAGCTTCGAAGGAACCGAGATCCTCAGCAAGAAGATAACCTATACCGACACCATTTCGCGTATTGACGTATTTGTAATGGGCGAGCCAATTGCCGATCAAACACAACAGCAGTTGGAAACGATCATGCTCGAAAAAGGGCTCAAGAACACGATTCTTGCAATCCATCAACCGAAAGACATCAGTACAGACATCGCGGGGAAACTTTCGAAAGAGGTGCGCGTTGGAATTTTGGAAGATCTCTTCAAAAGAAACGAAGACCAGATCAATGCAAAGGATGCGCGGATCGCTGAGCTGGAAAGTGAAGTTGTTCAATATCAGAAAAGCTCCATTCCGTTTGAAGGGGTGAACAAGGAGATTTCAACGCTCTATCCAGCAGTAGACCGTATGGCCTATGCAGTTAGTATTGAGATGAATGGAAAGAAGCTGGACACCATTCCAACCTTTTTGTTGCGATGGAAAACAGGTGAATCCAAACTCGATATAGAAAAGAATAAGCTGGTGATGCAAGCTTGGTTAAAGCAACGGCTCGACCTTGATACGCTTCGAGTTGTGGAATTCTGA